Proteins from a genomic interval of Oceanispirochaeta crateris:
- a CDS encoding BMP family ABC transporter substrate-binding protein, producing the protein MTNFSKNIASALVLVLMIVILGSCAPKKETSANSSSESLSLAVFVPGVLSGSPTYEMMDAGVRKAAAEKGIPVKTVEGGFNQAEWKSKVLALASEKKYDLIITSNPSMPEICREIKNVYPDQDFLILEGSSIENDTVSTFLFSHLELSYLMGYFAGLATRSNELSGANNELKAGLIAGQEYPEMMQRIKPGFIQGLKAAAGEEAELDFRVIGNWYDAAKASDLASSMYDDGVDIILTIAGGANQGVVTAAKEKGKYVLWYDTNGYSIAPGVILGSGVIREDKAAYEQTLLRLEGNLEPGSSVYAGVNEGYLDFIDDDPLYIEHVPEALRNSMAQENKKLRQGTLLFR; encoded by the coding sequence ATGACCAATTTTTCAAAAAACATCGCCAGCGCCTTAGTGCTGGTTTTGATGATCGTGATACTGGGTTCCTGTGCCCCGAAAAAAGAGACTTCAGCGAATTCATCCTCCGAATCCCTCTCGTTGGCAGTCTTCGTCCCGGGAGTCCTTTCGGGAAGTCCGACATATGAGATGATGGATGCTGGAGTGAGAAAAGCAGCAGCAGAAAAAGGGATTCCTGTTAAAACAGTGGAAGGTGGATTCAACCAGGCCGAATGGAAATCAAAGGTTCTGGCTCTTGCTTCTGAAAAAAAGTATGATTTGATCATCACATCCAATCCCTCCATGCCCGAAATTTGCAGAGAGATTAAAAATGTATATCCCGACCAGGATTTTTTGATCCTCGAAGGAAGTAGCATAGAGAATGATACAGTTTCTACATTCCTCTTCAGCCACCTTGAATTGTCCTACCTCATGGGATATTTTGCCGGCTTGGCCACAAGATCGAATGAATTAAGCGGCGCCAACAATGAACTGAAAGCCGGTCTCATCGCCGGTCAGGAATATCCTGAAATGATGCAGAGGATAAAACCCGGATTCATTCAGGGACTGAAAGCTGCGGCGGGAGAGGAAGCCGAACTTGATTTCAGGGTGATTGGAAACTGGTACGATGCGGCCAAGGCCTCTGACCTGGCATCCAGTATGTACGATGATGGAGTTGATATTATCCTGACTATCGCTGGAGGCGCCAACCAGGGCGTTGTTACCGCAGCAAAAGAGAAAGGAAAATACGTTTTATGGTATGATACAAATGGTTATAGCATAGCACCGGGGGTCATCCTTGGAAGCGGTGTCATCAGAGAAGACAAAGCCGCCTATGAACAAACACTTCTCCGATTGGAGGGAAATCTGGAACCAGGATCATCCGTTTATGCAGGGGTCAATGAAGGGTATCTGGATTTCATAGACGATGATCCTCTCTACATAGAGCATGTGCCGGAAGCCCTGAGGAATTCCATGGCTCAGGAAAACAAGAAACTGAGACAGGGAACTCTCCTTTTCCGCTAA
- the rplJ gene encoding 50S ribosomal protein L10, giving the protein MAEKKVQQSKIDAVKALRDQFENVDSFFFTDYRGLTVEQVTELRTKLRAQNAEYHVIKNNLAKIAMKDLGNEGVNDLLVGPTAVALAHDEAGPVAKTLLDFAKDSPVVMKGGFLDGSLFDLDGVVAFSKLPTRVELIAKLMGTMQAPVQNVALVLNGVTTKLVRTLAAVAEQKGTE; this is encoded by the coding sequence ATGGCAGAAAAAAAAGTACAACAGAGCAAAATAGACGCCGTTAAAGCTTTAAGAGATCAGTTTGAAAACGTAGACAGCTTCTTCTTTACAGATTATAGAGGTCTGACTGTAGAGCAGGTTACAGAACTGAGAACTAAACTGAGAGCTCAAAACGCCGAATATCATGTAATAAAGAATAACCTGGCAAAAATTGCCATGAAGGATCTTGGAAACGAGGGTGTTAATGATTTGCTTGTTGGACCTACAGCTGTAGCTTTGGCTCATGACGAAGCAGGTCCCGTTGCAAAGACTCTTCTTGATTTTGCAAAAGACAGTCCCGTTGTTATGAAAGGTGGATTTCTTGATGGAAGTCTCTTTGATTTAGACGGTGTTGTGGCGTTCTCTAAATTGCCCACACGTGTTGAACTTATTGCTAAGTTGATGGGAACTATGCAGGCTCCCGTTCAGAATGTGGCTCTCGTCCTTAATGGCGTTACCACAAAGCTTGTACGGACTCTCGCAGCCGTTGCAGAGCAGAAAGGAACAGAATAA
- the rplA gene encoding 50S ribosomal protein L1, producing MKKGKNYRAAAAKVEEGRIYECSEAIDLVKEAAFAKFDETVECAVKLNIKKSHSVRDTVSLPHQFTAEKKILVFAKGDKAKEALEAGAAYVGDDDLVAKIKDGWLDFDICVATPDMMREVGKLGPVLGRRGLMPNPKTRTVTMDIKGALAELKQGRVEYRADKTGVVHLAVGKVSMDASSIKENVDIFLGDLKKKRPSDVKGDFVKSVALSSTMGPGVKIVVKE from the coding sequence GTGAAAAAAGGTAAAAATTATAGAGCAGCTGCAGCCAAAGTCGAAGAAGGCCGAATCTATGAATGTAGTGAAGCTATTGATCTGGTAAAAGAAGCAGCATTTGCAAAATTTGATGAAACTGTAGAATGCGCGGTTAAATTGAATATTAAGAAAAGCCATTCAGTTCGTGATACTGTCAGTCTTCCTCATCAGTTTACAGCTGAGAAGAAGATTCTGGTATTTGCTAAGGGTGACAAAGCTAAAGAAGCTCTTGAAGCCGGTGCCGCTTACGTTGGTGATGATGATCTTGTTGCCAAAATTAAAGATGGCTGGCTTGATTTTGATATCTGTGTTGCAACTCCCGATATGATGCGTGAAGTTGGTAAGCTTGGTCCTGTTTTGGGTCGTAGAGGTTTGATGCCTAACCCCAAAACAAGAACTGTTACAATGGATATTAAGGGTGCTCTTGCTGAGTTGAAGCAGGGCCGTGTTGAATATCGTGCTGACAAAACAGGTGTTGTCCATCTTGCTGTTGGTAAAGTTTCTATGGATGCCTCCAGCATTAAAGAAAATGTCGATATTTTTCTGGGCGACCTGAAAAAGAAAAGACCCAGTGATGTAAAAGGCGATTTTGTAAAGTCCGTCGCTCTGTCTTCCACAATGGGACCTGGCGTCAAGATCGTGGTAAAGGAGTAA
- the rplK gene encoding 50S ribosomal protein L11 — MAKKKVTAYIKLQVPAGKATPAPPVGPALGPHGVPAPQFVQQFNDRTKSYEPGLTIPVVITVFADRSFTFVTKTPPAAVLLKKAAKISKGSAEPHIVKVATVTRAQVQEIAKTKMEDLNANDMDAAISIISGTARSMGIKVEG; from the coding sequence ATGGCCAAGAAGAAGGTTACAGCTTATATTAAGCTTCAGGTGCCTGCGGGTAAAGCAACTCCAGCACCTCCGGTAGGACCGGCCCTCGGTCCTCATGGTGTTCCTGCTCCTCAGTTCGTTCAGCAGTTTAATGACCGAACAAAGAGTTACGAGCCGGGACTCACTATTCCTGTAGTTATTACAGTATTTGCAGACAGAAGTTTTACTTTTGTTACCAAGACTCCTCCAGCGGCGGTTCTTTTAAAGAAAGCGGCTAAGATTAGTAAGGGTTCTGCAGAGCCTCATATTGTTAAGGTTGCGACAGTAACCAGGGCACAGGTTCAGGAGATTGCCAAGACTAAGATGGAAGATCTGAATGCAAATGACATGGATGCTGCTATCAGTATTATTTCCGGAACTGCCCGTTCAATGGGTATTAAGGTGGAGGGTTAA
- the rpoB gene encoding DNA-directed RNA polymerase subunit beta, translating to MFEREKLESRSYIGNKYEEAIDLPGLIDIQLSSYEKFLQTNALRGDHTMVSQGLEEVFQATFPIESANGELVLDYDYYNLDYNGVKMTEAECKKKGLSYAVPIKARINLIFQSTGEIRQKEIYMGDIPLMTDRGTFIINGAERVVVSQIHRSPGVIFSVEKGIYSSRIIPYRGSWLEFEIDPKKELVFTKIDRKKRILGSLFLRALGLDTREKIIDQFYKIKKVKVNNKRDGDKSLVGMVFGRAVYTEVDGVKKKIYRAGEKIHPHDTDELVHSKIKTIEVIDFKHPESLNSSLILNCFEREEAKYNQDDPDQDEPTKEDALSSIYSVLMPGEPITVDSAEKDLVSMFFSNRRYDLGRVGRYKLNKKFDYENPEDVHVLTREDIVNTMGYLIKVYDGDASIDDIDHLGNRRIRSVGELLSNSLKTAFSRMERIAKERMSLKEIESLKPQDLVSIKPIVAAVKEFFGSSQLSQFMDQVNPLSELTHKRRLNALGPGGLSRDRAGFEVRDVHYTHYGRMCPIETPEGPNIGLIVSLANFTRVNDYGFLETPFRKVIDGRVTKEVEYLSAMDEEKYFIAQASAALDENGGFVEDMVAVRKSGDYTIKNHNDIKYMDVSPRQIISTAASLIPFLEHDDANRALMGCNMQRQAVPLLFPEAPLVGTGMEKKAAYDSGVCIKAKKSGVVVKVTSQEVIIKPDDPESEVNDVYPMIKYQRTNQDTCFNQKPIVKLGEKIKAGDVLADGPSTKNGELSLGRNLLVGFVPWNGYNYEDAVLISEKVVKDDYYTSIHIKEFVTEVRETKLGPEKLTRDIPNTSEKALEQLDEEGIIRVGAKVKSSYILVGKVTPKSETETTPEFKLLNSIFGEKAKEVRDTSLKLPHGVEGTVIDIQRLKRSEGDDLSPGVDEVVKVLIATKRKLKEGDKMAGRHGNKGVIARVLPEEDMPYMEDGTPLEVCLNPLGVPSRMNIGQIMETMLGMAGARLGKMYETAVFNSASTEDISAELVKSGISGSAKIKLYDGYTGVPFENDVFVGYMYYLKLHHLVDDKMHARSTGPYSLVTQQPLGGKAQFGGQRLGEMEVWALEAYGAANTLQELMTIKSDDMNGRAKIYESIVKGDATTAAGIPESFNVLVQELRGLALDVRIYDTKGKQIPFTERDEELINRQGSRF from the coding sequence GTGTTTGAAAGGGAAAAGTTAGAAAGCCGGAGCTATATCGGTAATAAGTATGAAGAAGCAATAGATTTGCCTGGATTAATAGATATTCAGCTCTCTTCATATGAAAAATTTCTACAAACCAATGCCCTTAGGGGTGATCATACAATGGTCAGCCAGGGACTGGAAGAAGTTTTTCAGGCTACCTTCCCCATCGAGAGTGCCAATGGCGAATTGGTTCTCGATTATGACTATTATAATCTGGATTATAATGGTGTAAAGATGACCGAAGCCGAGTGTAAGAAGAAGGGGCTGTCTTATGCCGTTCCCATTAAGGCCCGTATTAATCTTATTTTCCAGTCTACCGGAGAGATCCGACAGAAAGAAATATATATGGGTGATATTCCTCTTATGACCGATAGAGGTACTTTTATCATCAACGGCGCCGAAAGAGTCGTCGTTTCACAGATTCACCGGTCACCAGGTGTTATCTTTTCTGTAGAAAAGGGTATTTATTCATCAAGGATTATACCCTATCGCGGGTCATGGCTTGAATTTGAAATTGACCCCAAGAAAGAGTTGGTGTTCACCAAAATTGATAGAAAGAAAAGAATACTCGGTTCCCTCTTCCTAAGAGCCTTAGGATTGGACACCCGTGAAAAAATAATTGATCAGTTTTATAAGATCAAAAAAGTCAAAGTCAATAATAAGAGAGACGGGGATAAGTCCCTCGTTGGAATGGTCTTTGGCCGTGCTGTGTATACAGAAGTTGACGGAGTAAAGAAGAAAATCTATAGGGCTGGTGAAAAAATTCATCCCCATGACACGGATGAGCTTGTTCACTCCAAAATCAAGACTATAGAAGTTATCGATTTCAAGCATCCTGAGTCTTTGAACTCCTCTTTGATTCTCAATTGTTTCGAAAGAGAAGAAGCAAAGTATAATCAGGATGATCCGGATCAGGATGAACCGACGAAAGAAGATGCTTTGTCTTCCATCTACTCTGTGTTGATGCCCGGAGAACCTATCACCGTTGATAGTGCTGAAAAAGATCTTGTTTCCATGTTCTTCTCCAATAGACGGTATGATCTTGGACGCGTAGGTCGCTACAAGCTTAATAAGAAATTTGATTATGAGAATCCGGAAGATGTTCATGTTCTTACTAGAGAGGATATTGTTAATACCATGGGATATCTCATTAAGGTTTATGACGGAGATGCTTCCATTGATGATATTGACCATCTAGGAAACAGAAGAATACGTTCCGTTGGTGAGCTTCTATCCAATTCTCTCAAGACGGCTTTTTCCAGAATGGAAAGAATCGCTAAAGAAAGAATGTCTTTGAAGGAAATTGAGTCCCTGAAGCCTCAGGATCTTGTTTCCATAAAACCAATTGTTGCCGCCGTTAAGGAATTTTTCGGTTCTTCCCAGCTCTCACAGTTTATGGACCAGGTAAACCCTCTTTCCGAGCTGACTCATAAACGCCGACTCAATGCTCTCGGGCCTGGTGGTCTTTCCAGAGATAGAGCCGGTTTTGAGGTTCGTGATGTACACTACACCCACTATGGTCGTATGTGCCCCATTGAAACACCGGAAGGTCCGAATATCGGTTTGATTGTTTCATTGGCAAACTTTACCAGGGTCAACGACTATGGTTTTCTTGAAACTCCTTTTAGAAAGGTTATTGACGGGCGTGTAACAAAAGAAGTTGAATATTTGTCAGCCATGGATGAAGAGAAATACTTCATTGCCCAGGCAAGTGCGGCTTTGGATGAAAACGGCGGATTCGTCGAAGACATGGTCGCCGTTAGAAAGTCCGGTGACTATACGATTAAGAATCATAACGACATCAAATATATGGATGTCTCGCCGCGGCAGATTATTTCAACTGCTGCATCTCTTATTCCATTTCTGGAGCATGATGATGCTAACCGTGCACTCATGGGATGTAACATGCAGCGACAGGCTGTTCCCCTTCTTTTCCCCGAGGCTCCACTTGTCGGAACCGGGATGGAAAAAAAGGCGGCTTACGACTCCGGTGTTTGTATTAAGGCCAAAAAAAGCGGGGTAGTTGTAAAAGTTACCTCTCAAGAAGTCATAATCAAGCCGGATGATCCTGAGAGTGAAGTGAATGATGTGTATCCCATGATCAAGTATCAGAGAACAAACCAGGATACCTGTTTTAATCAAAAGCCAATTGTGAAGTTGGGCGAGAAGATAAAAGCAGGGGATGTTCTGGCCGATGGTCCTTCAACGAAAAATGGAGAACTTTCTCTGGGTCGGAACCTGCTGGTAGGATTCGTTCCCTGGAATGGATACAACTATGAGGATGCTGTTCTTATTTCAGAAAAAGTTGTCAAAGATGACTACTATACTTCCATTCATATAAAAGAATTCGTAACAGAAGTTCGGGAAACCAAGCTCGGCCCCGAAAAACTGACAAGGGATATTCCCAATACTTCCGAAAAAGCTCTCGAGCAGTTGGACGAAGAAGGTATTATCCGAGTGGGAGCAAAGGTTAAGTCAAGTTACATTTTGGTTGGTAAAGTCACACCAAAATCCGAAACTGAAACAACACCTGAGTTCAAACTGCTCAATTCTATATTTGGTGAAAAAGCGAAAGAGGTTCGTGATACCTCTCTTAAGCTGCCCCATGGAGTAGAAGGTACAGTTATTGATATTCAGCGCCTTAAACGTTCCGAAGGAGATGATCTATCTCCGGGAGTCGACGAAGTCGTTAAGGTTCTTATCGCCACGAAGCGAAAGCTCAAAGAAGGGGATAAGATGGCTGGACGCCATGGTAATAAGGGTGTTATTGCCCGTGTTCTGCCAGAAGAAGACATGCCTTATATGGAAGATGGAACTCCTTTGGAGGTCTGTTTAAATCCTCTTGGTGTACCTTCTCGTATGAACATTGGTCAGATCATGGAAACCATGCTCGGTATGGCTGGTGCAAGATTGGGTAAAATGTATGAAACAGCCGTTTTTAACTCTGCTTCAACAGAAGATATCTCTGCCGAACTCGTTAAATCTGGGATATCTGGTTCTGCTAAAATCAAGTTGTATGACGGATATACGGGTGTACCTTTTGAGAATGATGTATTTGTCGGATATATGTACTATCTGAAACTGCATCACCTTGTAGATGATAAGATGCATGCTCGTTCAACAGGACCTTATTCGCTGGTAACACAGCAGCCCTTGGGTGGTAAGGCTCAGTTTGGTGGTCAAAGACTGGGAGAAATGGAAGTTTGGGCTCTTGAAGCCTATGGTGCTGCCAATACACTCCAGGAACTTATGACAATCAAGTCGGATGATATGAACGGTAGAGCCAAGATTTATGAAAGCATTGTCAAGGGAGACGCGACTACCGCTGCCGGTATTCCCGAATCCTTTAATGTTCTCGTACAGGAATTGCGCGGACTGGCTCTTGATGTCAGAATCTATGACACCAAAGGCAAGCAGATCCCCTTCACAGAACGTGATGAGGAACTGATAAACAGACAGGGCAGCCGTTTCTAG
- the secE gene encoding preprotein translocase subunit SecE, protein MSKEAAVNSAVYYHRELVMNKMKAFFLESYGELKKVVWPGRESVASSTRVVLVSTALFAVFFGVVDFVLLKGLFFIF, encoded by the coding sequence TTGTCTAAAGAGGCAGCGGTGAATTCGGCTGTCTATTACCATCGGGAGCTTGTTATGAATAAGATGAAGGCTTTTTTTTTAGAAAGTTATGGAGAGCTGAAAAAGGTAGTTTGGCCGGGTAGAGAGTCTGTTGCTTCGTCAACTAGAGTTGTGCTTGTTTCTACAGCCTTGTTCGCTGTCTTTTTTGGTGTGGTTGATTTTGTTCTTTTAAAAGGGCTTTTCTTTATTTTCTAA
- the nusG gene encoding transcription termination/antitermination protein NusG: MAKGWYVLHTYSGYENKVEKYIRLYMEDGSLSGAVLDVKVPAEDVVEVRNGKKRTVSKKFLPGYVLLEMDLPDRGWKNVCTQIKKIQSVVGFVGYASGSKPQPISQDEAKSILQKTGAIKAERRYQSKQDFAVGEEVRVIEGPFESFSGNIEEVNQEKGKLRVMVGIFGRSTPVEVDFSQVEKI, from the coding sequence ATGGCAAAGGGATGGTACGTGCTTCATACCTATTCAGGGTATGAGAATAAGGTGGAAAAGTATATCCGGCTCTATATGGAGGATGGATCTCTTTCTGGTGCGGTGCTTGATGTAAAGGTTCCTGCCGAGGATGTCGTAGAAGTTCGCAATGGCAAGAAACGCACTGTGTCAAAGAAATTTCTACCAGGTTACGTCCTTTTGGAAATGGATCTCCCCGATAGGGGATGGAAAAATGTCTGTACTCAAATTAAAAAGATTCAAAGCGTTGTAGGGTTTGTCGGCTACGCTTCCGGGTCAAAACCTCAGCCCATCAGTCAGGATGAGGCCAAGTCTATTCTTCAGAAAACAGGGGCGATTAAGGCAGAGCGCCGTTATCAGTCCAAGCAAGATTTTGCTGTGGGTGAAGAAGTCCGTGTTATAGAAGGGCCTTTTGAGTCATTTTCAGGTAATATCGAAGAAGTGAATCAGGAAAAAGGTAAACTGAGAGTCATGGTTGGTATTTTCGGCAGGAGTACTCCTGTTGAGGTCGACTTCTCTCAGGTTGAAAAGATCTAG
- the rplL gene encoding 50S ribosomal protein L7/L12: MTTEEILDAIASMSVLEVSELVKAMEEKFGVTAAAPVAVAAAGPAAAAEAAEEQSEFDVILKGFADGKKIGVIKEVRGITGLGLKEAKEMVEGTDGVVKEAVSKEDAAKIKEQLEGAGATVEIK, encoded by the coding sequence ATGACAACTGAAGAAATTTTGGACGCAATTGCTAGCATGTCCGTATTAGAAGTTTCCGAGCTTGTAAAAGCTATGGAAGAAAAATTTGGAGTTACAGCTGCTGCACCAGTAGCCGTAGCTGCTGCAGGTCCTGCCGCTGCTGCTGAGGCAGCTGAAGAGCAGTCTGAATTTGACGTTATCCTTAAGGGATTTGCTGACGGTAAGAAAATTGGCGTTATCAAAGAAGTTAGAGGAATTACAGGTCTTGGTCTGAAAGAAGCTAAAGAAATGGTTGAAGGCACTGATGGTGTTGTTAAAGAAGCTGTTTCCAAAGAAGATGCTGCCAAGATTAAAGAACAGCTGGAAGGTGCCGGCGCAACTGTTGAAATTAAATAA
- a CDS encoding xylulokinase: MILAVDIGTSSMKGGLITKEGYLFSYHRVRFPLESLKGDFSFSTELWSQGFLEILETLGASKVSVVAISGNGPTMVAANAQGKPLSPALMWNSDLGDSSIHSSSYYLSKINWLRENEPQLYEKSDLFLSCPEILYTQLTGRSVMVAPQEGYIPYIWSDSELERFHFRKSAFPEIVHMGSVVAPVSENAFLKTSLKPGIPVVACGSDFIASLIGSGAMKPGRICDRAGTSEGINYCASAAIGDSRVRELPHAVKGLVNISAILSSTGSLFEWYRQLTGQEKNNYKETMDGVNAVPASQGHPFFFPSMKGENLWEFKKGLFSGLEPGQGKFELGRSVMEAIGFAVRRSLEIFEELDLPVHELRVSGGQAKSPVWNQMKADITGKTMLIPEIEDAELLGCACLAATALGIYNSVSEASEDLVKIKHEIHPRKEFSDIYDIKYRRYRRACESVVSFYRDYPVSE, from the coding sequence TTGATTCTGGCTGTTGATATCGGGACGTCCTCTATGAAGGGCGGTCTCATTACCAAAGAAGGTTATCTCTTCTCTTATCACAGGGTGAGGTTTCCTTTGGAGTCTCTCAAGGGAGATTTTTCATTTTCTACAGAACTGTGGAGCCAGGGGTTTCTGGAAATCCTTGAGACTTTGGGTGCCTCAAAGGTCAGTGTTGTGGCCATCAGTGGCAATGGACCTACCATGGTGGCTGCCAATGCACAGGGGAAGCCTCTTTCTCCGGCTTTGATGTGGAATAGTGATTTGGGAGATTCTTCGATTCACAGCTCTTCCTACTATCTATCAAAAATAAATTGGTTGAGAGAGAACGAGCCGCAATTGTATGAAAAATCAGATCTTTTTCTCTCTTGTCCAGAAATTCTGTATACTCAATTGACTGGACGGTCAGTCATGGTCGCTCCACAAGAGGGATATATTCCCTACATTTGGTCCGATTCAGAACTTGAGCGGTTTCATTTCAGGAAGTCCGCATTTCCTGAAATTGTACATATGGGAAGCGTGGTTGCTCCCGTCTCAGAGAATGCTTTTCTAAAAACGAGCCTTAAACCTGGTATTCCGGTCGTCGCCTGCGGGTCTGACTTCATTGCCTCTCTTATCGGCTCGGGAGCCATGAAACCCGGTCGGATCTGTGATAGAGCGGGTACTTCTGAAGGGATCAACTATTGTGCCTCTGCCGCCATAGGGGATAGCCGTGTTCGAGAGCTCCCTCATGCTGTAAAAGGGCTTGTGAATATTTCCGCCATTCTTTCCTCAACAGGAAGCCTTTTTGAATGGTATCGTCAATTGACAGGTCAGGAAAAGAATAATTATAAGGAAACCATGGATGGGGTTAATGCTGTTCCTGCCAGCCAGGGGCATCCTTTCTTCTTTCCAAGTATGAAGGGCGAGAATCTTTGGGAATTTAAAAAAGGTCTGTTTTCCGGCCTCGAGCCTGGTCAAGGCAAATTTGAACTTGGTCGTTCTGTGATGGAAGCTATCGGCTTTGCCGTCAGGAGAAGTCTGGAGATTTTTGAAGAATTAGACTTGCCTGTTCATGAACTAAGGGTTTCCGGCGGACAGGCCAAGAGTCCTGTGTGGAATCAAATGAAGGCGGATATCACAGGGAAGACGATGCTCATTCCAGAGATTGAAGATGCGGAGCTCTTGGGTTGTGCCTGTTTGGCTGCTACTGCGCTTGGAATCTACAATAGCGTTTCTGAGGCTTCGGAGGATCTGGTGAAGATCAAGCATGAAATTCATCCGCGGAAGGAATTCTCTGATATCTATGATATAAAGTACAGGCGATATAGAAGGGCTTGTGAAAGTGTTGTCTCATTTTACCGGGATTATCCTGTATCCGAATAA
- the prs gene encoding ribose-phosphate diphosphokinase, translating into MSFSKPTSLGVIACPGGEQFADEITSHLKTIYRTRFEKKVSYISRLYNMDREEVGKQSNFASDVISHRVSAVGDSLSYRSPSFKIPCKVTKFANGEIKTEILRSIRGADIYIVQDMANNTPIRYAGSDEKVVCSVNDHLMSLFVTIDAAMQSGARRVSLVLPTYPYSRQHKSKGREGLTASTLGRMFENMGVERIITLDIHSKEISHCFHKLSLENLHASYQILRQLSGKINMMEEDLVVVSPDTGAIERNKFYANSLKKPLALLYKERDYSKLTRSAADSNITSARLLGDVDGKTVFMADDMLGTGGTLIKAMKLIRELGAKKIICSVSLPMFSGSAVEHFDEAYKEGYFDYIVGTNAVTLPEEILSKEWFFSASVSNLFARSISRVHHNRSVSPLLDNSKMIQRMLKKK; encoded by the coding sequence ATGAGTTTTTCCAAACCAACGTCTCTTGGTGTGATCGCCTGCCCAGGAGGGGAGCAGTTTGCCGATGAAATCACCTCCCATTTAAAGACGATTTACAGGACACGGTTCGAAAAAAAAGTCAGCTATATTTCCCGTCTCTATAATATGGATAGAGAGGAAGTAGGTAAGCAGTCCAATTTTGCAAGTGATGTCATTTCCCATAGGGTTTCCGCTGTAGGAGACTCCCTTAGTTACCGCAGCCCTTCTTTTAAAATTCCCTGTAAGGTGACCAAGTTTGCCAATGGTGAAATCAAAACTGAAATTCTGCGCTCCATCAGGGGGGCGGATATTTACATTGTTCAGGATATGGCCAATAACACACCCATCCGGTATGCAGGTTCGGATGAGAAGGTTGTCTGCTCAGTTAATGATCATTTAATGAGTCTTTTTGTTACAATCGATGCGGCCATGCAATCGGGAGCCCGTAGGGTCAGTCTTGTTCTCCCCACCTATCCCTATAGCAGACAGCATAAGTCCAAAGGCCGTGAAGGCCTGACCGCCTCAACTCTGGGACGGATGTTTGAAAACATGGGCGTGGAAAGAATCATTACTCTGGATATCCATTCCAAAGAAATTTCTCATTGTTTTCATAAGCTTTCCCTTGAGAACCTTCATGCATCCTACCAGATCCTCCGTCAGTTGAGCGGTAAGATCAATATGATGGAAGAGGATCTCGTTGTTGTGTCTCCCGATACTGGAGCCATCGAGCGGAATAAATTTTATGCAAACTCCCTCAAGAAGCCTCTTGCTCTCCTTTATAAGGAAAGAGACTATTCCAAGCTAACCCGGAGTGCTGCAGATTCGAACATTACTTCTGCCCGTCTATTGGGAGATGTTGATGGTAAAACCGTTTTTATGGCTGATGACATGTTGGGAACCGGTGGGACTCTGATCAAGGCCATGAAGCTTATCAGGGAGTTGGGTGCGAAGAAAATCATTTGCTCTGTCTCTCTACCCATGTTTTCCGGCTCTGCTGTTGAGCATTTTGACGAGGCGTATAAAGAGGGCTATTTTGATTATATAGTGGGAACAAATGCTGTGACTCTTCCGGAAGAAATCCTCTCTAAGGAATGGTTTTTTTCGGCTAGTGTTTCCAACCTTTTTGCCCGTTCTATCTCTAGAGTGCATCATAATCGTTCTGTATCTCCTCTTTTGGATAATAGCAAGATGATCCAAAGGATGTTGAAGAAAAAATAA
- the rpmG gene encoding 50S ribosomal protein L33 — MAKAKKGAVELIALQCTTCKRKNYTTSKNRRNIQGKLELKKYCKWCKGSTEHKETKIK, encoded by the coding sequence ATGGCAAAAGCAAAAAAAGGGGCAGTAGAACTGATTGCTCTTCAGTGTACGACTTGCAAGAGAAAAAATTATACTACTTCAAAGAACAGAAGAAATATTCAGGGAAAGCTGGAACTTAAGAAGTATTGCAAGTGGTGTAAAGGGTCTACAGAACATAAAGAGACCAAAATTAAATAA